The following proteins are encoded in a genomic region of Brachypodium distachyon strain Bd21 chromosome 1, Brachypodium_distachyon_v3.0, whole genome shotgun sequence:
- the LOC100822389 gene encoding phosphatidylinositol/phosphatidylcholine transfer protein SFH11 isoform X1 translates to MCISWTLQKWNCALTYWRLLQVENTNSSISKMSFRSIEQLLRRNSKTKISQSIATGIHDQKEEKSVQSLRESLLASNQLPEKFDDYHVLLRFLRMRGFDVLKAKATFLNMLKWREDFAVDAIAKDFKVEEYDALKRCYPHGFHGVDKFGRPLYIERIGLVDLNKLMQVMSIDRYVKYHISEQEKTISLRYPACSLAAKKHISSTTAILDVKGLGMNNFSKAAREMFIEIQKIDSNYYPETLNQLYIINAGSGFRALWKVLKAFMEARTLAKIQVLGTNYLSTILQTIEPSNLPDFLGGTCTCSATGGCLLQDKGPWTDTRIIHASEEPSARHVDPTSGKKRTLGMLLEDNKVRDEMSENIQQNPVNEQIFGKIQELEDCAVQTKEVLETLICKQKELAIHILQLRKLLGDEAHAEKKQE, encoded by the exons ATGTGCATCAGTTGGACTCTGCAGAAGTGGAATTGTGCGCTAA CTTATTGGCGTCTCCTTCAAGTGGAGAACACAAACAGCTCCATATCAAAGATGAGCTTCAGGTCTATTGAGCAGTTACTTAGGAGGAACAGCAAGACCAAAATTTCTCAGAGTATTGCCACTGGGATTCATGACcagaaagaagagaaatctGTGCAATCCTTGAGGGAGTCACTTCTTGCAAGCAACCAGCTCCCAGAGAAATTTGATGACTACCATGTCTTACTACG CTTTTTGAGAATGAGAGGATTTGATGTGTTAAAGGCAAAAGCAACTTTCTTGAATATGCTAAAATGGCGTGAAGATTTTGCTGTCGATGCCATTGCAAAG GATTTTAAAGTTGAGGAGTATGATGCATTAAAACGATGCTATCCTCATGGATTTCATGGAGTTGACAAATTTGGAAGGCCGTTATACATTGAAAGGATTGGCCTGGTGGATCTCAATAAGCTCATGCAAGTGATGAGTATTGATCGATATGTAAAATATCATATATCAGAACAAGAGAAAACTATATCGTTGAGATATCCTGCTTGCTCTCTTGCCGCAAAGAAGCACATATCCTCGACAACGGCAATATTAGACGTGAAAGGATTG GGCATGAACAACTTTTCAAAAGCTGCACGGGAGATGTTCATAGAAATTCAGAAGATCGACAGCAATTACTATCCAGAG ACATTAAACCAACTTTACATAATCAATGCTGGTTCTGGATTTAGAGCACTGTGGAAAGTTCTTAAAGCATTTATGGAGGCAAGGACTTTAGCAAAGATTCAG GTTTTGGGGACCAATTACCTTAGCACAATACTACAAACTATTGAGCCAAG CAATTTACCCGATTTTTTGGGTGGGACATGTACTTGTTCTGCAACTGGAGGGTGCTTGCTCCAAGATAAAGGGCCTTGGACTGACACAAGAATTATTCATGCTTCTGAG GAGCCTTCAGCAAGACATGTGGATCCAACTTCTGGTAAGAAGCGTACTCTTGGAATGCTGTTAGAGGATAACAAG GTTCGTGATGAGATGAGTGAAAATATTCAGCAGAATCCAGTCAATGAGCAGATATTCGGGAAGATACAGGAACTTGAAGATTGTGCTGTTCAGACGAAGGAG GTCCTAGAGACGCTAATATGTAAGCAGAAAGAACTTGCAATTCACATTTTACAGCTGAGGAAACTCCTAGG GGATGAGGCCCATGCAGAGAAGAaacaagagtaa
- the LOC100822389 gene encoding phosphatidylinositol/phosphatidylcholine transfer protein SFH11 isoform X4, producing the protein MCISWTLQKWNCALTYWRLLQVENTNSSISKMSFRSIEQLLRRNSKTKISQSIATGIHDQKEEKSVQSLRESLLASNQLPEKFDDYHVLLRFLRMRGFDVLKAKATFLNMLKWREDFAVDAIAKDFKVEEYDALKRCYPHGFHGVDKFGRPLYIERIGLVDLNKLMQVMSIDRYVKYHISEQEKTISLRYPACSLAAKKHISSTTAILDVKGLGMNNFSKAAREMFIEIQKIDSNYYPETLNQLYIINAGSGFRALWKVLKAFMEARTLAKIQVLGTNYLSTILQTIEPSNLPDFLGGTCTCSATGGCLLQDKGPWTDTRIIHASEVSKTCGSNFW; encoded by the exons ATGTGCATCAGTTGGACTCTGCAGAAGTGGAATTGTGCGCTAA CTTATTGGCGTCTCCTTCAAGTGGAGAACACAAACAGCTCCATATCAAAGATGAGCTTCAGGTCTATTGAGCAGTTACTTAGGAGGAACAGCAAGACCAAAATTTCTCAGAGTATTGCCACTGGGATTCATGACcagaaagaagagaaatctGTGCAATCCTTGAGGGAGTCACTTCTTGCAAGCAACCAGCTCCCAGAGAAATTTGATGACTACCATGTCTTACTACG CTTTTTGAGAATGAGAGGATTTGATGTGTTAAAGGCAAAAGCAACTTTCTTGAATATGCTAAAATGGCGTGAAGATTTTGCTGTCGATGCCATTGCAAAG GATTTTAAAGTTGAGGAGTATGATGCATTAAAACGATGCTATCCTCATGGATTTCATGGAGTTGACAAATTTGGAAGGCCGTTATACATTGAAAGGATTGGCCTGGTGGATCTCAATAAGCTCATGCAAGTGATGAGTATTGATCGATATGTAAAATATCATATATCAGAACAAGAGAAAACTATATCGTTGAGATATCCTGCTTGCTCTCTTGCCGCAAAGAAGCACATATCCTCGACAACGGCAATATTAGACGTGAAAGGATTG GGCATGAACAACTTTTCAAAAGCTGCACGGGAGATGTTCATAGAAATTCAGAAGATCGACAGCAATTACTATCCAGAG ACATTAAACCAACTTTACATAATCAATGCTGGTTCTGGATTTAGAGCACTGTGGAAAGTTCTTAAAGCATTTATGGAGGCAAGGACTTTAGCAAAGATTCAG GTTTTGGGGACCAATTACCTTAGCACAATACTACAAACTATTGAGCCAAG CAATTTACCCGATTTTTTGGGTGGGACATGTACTTGTTCTGCAACTGGAGGGTGCTTGCTCCAAGATAAAGGGCCTTGGACTGACACAAGAATTATTCATGCTTCTGAGGTGAG CAAGACATGTGGATCCAACTTCTGGTAA
- the LOC100822389 gene encoding phosphatidylinositol/phosphatidylcholine transfer protein SFH11 isoform X2 yields the protein MCISWTLQKWNSYWRLLQVENTNSSISKMSFRSIEQLLRRNSKTKISQSIATGIHDQKEEKSVQSLRESLLASNQLPEKFDDYHVLLRFLRMRGFDVLKAKATFLNMLKWREDFAVDAIAKDFKVEEYDALKRCYPHGFHGVDKFGRPLYIERIGLVDLNKLMQVMSIDRYVKYHISEQEKTISLRYPACSLAAKKHISSTTAILDVKGLGMNNFSKAAREMFIEIQKIDSNYYPETLNQLYIINAGSGFRALWKVLKAFMEARTLAKIQVLGTNYLSTILQTIEPSNLPDFLGGTCTCSATGGCLLQDKGPWTDTRIIHASEEPSARHVDPTSGKKRTLGMLLEDNKVRDEMSENIQQNPVNEQIFGKIQELEDCAVQTKEVLETLICKQKELAIHILQLRKLLGDEAHAEKKQE from the exons ATGTGCATCAGTTGGACTCTGCAGAAGTGGAATT CTTATTGGCGTCTCCTTCAAGTGGAGAACACAAACAGCTCCATATCAAAGATGAGCTTCAGGTCTATTGAGCAGTTACTTAGGAGGAACAGCAAGACCAAAATTTCTCAGAGTATTGCCACTGGGATTCATGACcagaaagaagagaaatctGTGCAATCCTTGAGGGAGTCACTTCTTGCAAGCAACCAGCTCCCAGAGAAATTTGATGACTACCATGTCTTACTACG CTTTTTGAGAATGAGAGGATTTGATGTGTTAAAGGCAAAAGCAACTTTCTTGAATATGCTAAAATGGCGTGAAGATTTTGCTGTCGATGCCATTGCAAAG GATTTTAAAGTTGAGGAGTATGATGCATTAAAACGATGCTATCCTCATGGATTTCATGGAGTTGACAAATTTGGAAGGCCGTTATACATTGAAAGGATTGGCCTGGTGGATCTCAATAAGCTCATGCAAGTGATGAGTATTGATCGATATGTAAAATATCATATATCAGAACAAGAGAAAACTATATCGTTGAGATATCCTGCTTGCTCTCTTGCCGCAAAGAAGCACATATCCTCGACAACGGCAATATTAGACGTGAAAGGATTG GGCATGAACAACTTTTCAAAAGCTGCACGGGAGATGTTCATAGAAATTCAGAAGATCGACAGCAATTACTATCCAGAG ACATTAAACCAACTTTACATAATCAATGCTGGTTCTGGATTTAGAGCACTGTGGAAAGTTCTTAAAGCATTTATGGAGGCAAGGACTTTAGCAAAGATTCAG GTTTTGGGGACCAATTACCTTAGCACAATACTACAAACTATTGAGCCAAG CAATTTACCCGATTTTTTGGGTGGGACATGTACTTGTTCTGCAACTGGAGGGTGCTTGCTCCAAGATAAAGGGCCTTGGACTGACACAAGAATTATTCATGCTTCTGAG GAGCCTTCAGCAAGACATGTGGATCCAACTTCTGGTAAGAAGCGTACTCTTGGAATGCTGTTAGAGGATAACAAG GTTCGTGATGAGATGAGTGAAAATATTCAGCAGAATCCAGTCAATGAGCAGATATTCGGGAAGATACAGGAACTTGAAGATTGTGCTGTTCAGACGAAGGAG GTCCTAGAGACGCTAATATGTAAGCAGAAAGAACTTGCAATTCACATTTTACAGCTGAGGAAACTCCTAGG GGATGAGGCCCATGCAGAGAAGAaacaagagtaa
- the LOC100822389 gene encoding phosphatidylinositol/phosphatidylcholine transfer protein SFH11 isoform X3 produces MSFRSIEQLLRRNSKTKISQSIATGIHDQKEEKSVQSLRESLLASNQLPEKFDDYHVLLRFLRMRGFDVLKAKATFLNMLKWREDFAVDAIAKDFKVEEYDALKRCYPHGFHGVDKFGRPLYIERIGLVDLNKLMQVMSIDRYVKYHISEQEKTISLRYPACSLAAKKHISSTTAILDVKGLGMNNFSKAAREMFIEIQKIDSNYYPETLNQLYIINAGSGFRALWKVLKAFMEARTLAKIQVLGTNYLSTILQTIEPSNLPDFLGGTCTCSATGGCLLQDKGPWTDTRIIHASEEPSARHVDPTSGKKRTLGMLLEDNKVRDEMSENIQQNPVNEQIFGKIQELEDCAVQTKEVLETLICKQKELAIHILQLRKLLGDEAHAEKKQE; encoded by the exons ATGAGCTTCAGGTCTATTGAGCAGTTACTTAGGAGGAACAGCAAGACCAAAATTTCTCAGAGTATTGCCACTGGGATTCATGACcagaaagaagagaaatctGTGCAATCCTTGAGGGAGTCACTTCTTGCAAGCAACCAGCTCCCAGAGAAATTTGATGACTACCATGTCTTACTACG CTTTTTGAGAATGAGAGGATTTGATGTGTTAAAGGCAAAAGCAACTTTCTTGAATATGCTAAAATGGCGTGAAGATTTTGCTGTCGATGCCATTGCAAAG GATTTTAAAGTTGAGGAGTATGATGCATTAAAACGATGCTATCCTCATGGATTTCATGGAGTTGACAAATTTGGAAGGCCGTTATACATTGAAAGGATTGGCCTGGTGGATCTCAATAAGCTCATGCAAGTGATGAGTATTGATCGATATGTAAAATATCATATATCAGAACAAGAGAAAACTATATCGTTGAGATATCCTGCTTGCTCTCTTGCCGCAAAGAAGCACATATCCTCGACAACGGCAATATTAGACGTGAAAGGATTG GGCATGAACAACTTTTCAAAAGCTGCACGGGAGATGTTCATAGAAATTCAGAAGATCGACAGCAATTACTATCCAGAG ACATTAAACCAACTTTACATAATCAATGCTGGTTCTGGATTTAGAGCACTGTGGAAAGTTCTTAAAGCATTTATGGAGGCAAGGACTTTAGCAAAGATTCAG GTTTTGGGGACCAATTACCTTAGCACAATACTACAAACTATTGAGCCAAG CAATTTACCCGATTTTTTGGGTGGGACATGTACTTGTTCTGCAACTGGAGGGTGCTTGCTCCAAGATAAAGGGCCTTGGACTGACACAAGAATTATTCATGCTTCTGAG GAGCCTTCAGCAAGACATGTGGATCCAACTTCTGGTAAGAAGCGTACTCTTGGAATGCTGTTAGAGGATAACAAG GTTCGTGATGAGATGAGTGAAAATATTCAGCAGAATCCAGTCAATGAGCAGATATTCGGGAAGATACAGGAACTTGAAGATTGTGCTGTTCAGACGAAGGAG GTCCTAGAGACGCTAATATGTAAGCAGAAAGAACTTGCAATTCACATTTTACAGCTGAGGAAACTCCTAGG GGATGAGGCCCATGCAGAGAAGAaacaagagtaa
- the LOC100842527 gene encoding luc7-like protein 3 isoform X3, giving the protein MDAQRALLDELMGTARDLTEEERKGHREAKWDDPDVCGPFMARFCPHDLFVNTKSNLGPCLKIHDPRLKESFESSPRHDAYLRRFEAELAQQCEKLVTDLDRKIRRGRDRLAQDTAVPPPIPGKTSERLAVIEENVKKLLEQIEELGEACKVAEAEALMRKVDLLNAEKAALTNQADHKMLMLQEKKMELCEICGSFLVSDDVLERTQSHLTGKQHIGYGLVRDFLAEYKAAKEKAKEEERLAREKKSEERRKQREKEYSNEGREGRTKREKSGERDYDRDHYYERSREREKPHDHRERGSDYRGSSYRNGRDSERDRHRYRSDDATKGRGRMRSRSRSPSRHGYGRSNSPGH; this is encoded by the exons ATGGACGCGCAGCGAGCTCTCCTCGATGAACTCATGGGCACAG CACGCGACCtgacggaggaggagaggaagggcCACAGGGAGGCAAAGTGGGACGATCCCGATGTCTGCGGCCCCTTCATGGCCCGCTTCTGCCCGCACGACCTCTTCGTCAACACCAAGAGCAACCTCG GGCCTTGCTTGAAGATCCATGATCCCAGGCTCAAGGAGAG CTTTGAGAGTTCTCCAAGGCATGATGCTTATTTGCGAAGGTTTGAGGCAGAGCTTGCTCAACAGTGTGAGAAATTG GTAACTGATTTGGATAGAAAAATAAGGCGTGGTCGAGATAGGTTGGCTCAAGACACTGCTGTGCCACCTCCCATCCCTGGCAAAACATCTGAGCGGCTGGCAGTAATAGAAGAAAATGTCAAAAAGCTGTTGGAGCAAATTGAGGAGCTTGGTGAGGCTTGTAAAGTGGCTGAAGCTGAGGCACTCATGAGGAAG GTTGACCTTCTAAATGCTGAGAAGGCAGCTTTAACTAATCAAGCAGATCACAAAATGCTCATGCTCcaagagaagaagatggaacTTTGTGAAATATGTGGCTCATTCTTAGTGTCCGATGATGTTCTTGAGAGGACTCAATCCCATCTGACTGGGAAACAGCATATTGGTTATGGTCTAGTAAGAGATTTTCTGGCTGAATACAAG GccgcaaaagaaaaggcaaaagaagaagagagactTGCAAGGGAGAAGAAATCAGAGGAGCGCAGGAAACAGAGGGAAAAAGAGTATAGTAATGAGGGTAGGGAGGGTCGTACGAAAAGAGAGAAATCAGGGGAGCGTGACTATGACCGTGATCATTACTATGAGCGAAGCCGTGAAAGAGAAAAGCCCCATGATCATAGAGAAAGAGGATCAGACTATAGAGGCAGTTCCTACAGAAATGGTAGGGATTCTGAAAGAGATAGACACAGATATAGGAGTGACGACGCGACAAAGGGCAGAGGGAGAATGAGGAGCAGATCACGTTCCCCAAGCAGGCATGGCTATGGAAGGTCAAACAGTCCAGGTCATTAG
- the LOC100842527 gene encoding luc7-like protein 3 isoform X2: MDAQRALLDELMGTARDLTEEERKGHREAKWDDPDVCGPFMARFCPHDLFVNTKSNLGPCLKIHDPRLKESFESSPRHDAYLRRFEAELAQQCEKLVTDLDRKIRRGRDRLAQDTAVPPPIPGKTSERLAVIEENVKKLLEQIEELGEACKVAEAEALMRKVDLLNAEKAALTNQADHKMLMLQEKKMELCEICGSFLVSDDVLERTQSHLTGKQHIGYGLVRDFLAEYKAAKEKAKEEERLAREKKSEERRKQREKEYSNEGREGRTKREKSGERDYDRDHYYERSREREKPHDHRERGSDYRGSSYRNGRDSERDRHRYRSDDATKGRGRMRSRSRSPSRHGYGRSNSPDLLEPYSLPFRGEKKFSGAQRAFQQLMP; the protein is encoded by the exons ATGGACGCGCAGCGAGCTCTCCTCGATGAACTCATGGGCACAG CACGCGACCtgacggaggaggagaggaagggcCACAGGGAGGCAAAGTGGGACGATCCCGATGTCTGCGGCCCCTTCATGGCCCGCTTCTGCCCGCACGACCTCTTCGTCAACACCAAGAGCAACCTCG GGCCTTGCTTGAAGATCCATGATCCCAGGCTCAAGGAGAG CTTTGAGAGTTCTCCAAGGCATGATGCTTATTTGCGAAGGTTTGAGGCAGAGCTTGCTCAACAGTGTGAGAAATTG GTAACTGATTTGGATAGAAAAATAAGGCGTGGTCGAGATAGGTTGGCTCAAGACACTGCTGTGCCACCTCCCATCCCTGGCAAAACATCTGAGCGGCTGGCAGTAATAGAAGAAAATGTCAAAAAGCTGTTGGAGCAAATTGAGGAGCTTGGTGAGGCTTGTAAAGTGGCTGAAGCTGAGGCACTCATGAGGAAG GTTGACCTTCTAAATGCTGAGAAGGCAGCTTTAACTAATCAAGCAGATCACAAAATGCTCATGCTCcaagagaagaagatggaacTTTGTGAAATATGTGGCTCATTCTTAGTGTCCGATGATGTTCTTGAGAGGACTCAATCCCATCTGACTGGGAAACAGCATATTGGTTATGGTCTAGTAAGAGATTTTCTGGCTGAATACAAG GccgcaaaagaaaaggcaaaagaagaagagagactTGCAAGGGAGAAGAAATCAGAGGAGCGCAGGAAACAGAGGGAAAAAGAGTATAGTAATGAGGGTAGGGAGGGTCGTACGAAAAGAGAGAAATCAGGGGAGCGTGACTATGACCGTGATCATTACTATGAGCGAAGCCGTGAAAGAGAAAAGCCCCATGATCATAGAGAAAGAGGATCAGACTATAGAGGCAGTTCCTACAGAAATGGTAGGGATTCTGAAAGAGATAGACACAGATATAGGAGTGACGACGCGACAAAGGGCAGAGGGAGAATGAGGAGCAGATCACGTTCCCCAAGCAGGCATGGCTATGGAAGGTCAAACAGTCCAG ATCTGTTGGAACCCTACAGTCTTCCTTTTagaggggaaaaaaaattctcag GAGCACAGCGGGCtttccagcaattgatgcCATGA
- the LOC100842527 gene encoding luc7-like protein 3 isoform X1 produces MDAQRALLDELMGTARDLTEEERKGHREAKWDDPDVCGPFMARFCPHDLFVNTKSNLGPCLKIHDPRLKESFESSPRHDAYLRRFEAELAQQCEKLVTDLDRKIRRGRDRLAQDTAVPPPIPGKTSERLAVIEENVKKLLEQIEELGEACKVAEAEALMRKVDLLNAEKAALTNQADHKMLMLQEKKMELCEICGSFLVSDDVLERTQSHLTGKQHIGYGLVRDFLAEYKAAKEKAKEEERLAREKKSEERRKQREKEYSNEGREGRTKREKSGERDYDRDHYYERSREREKPHDHRERGSDYRGSSYRNGRDSERDRHRYRSDDATKGRGRMRSRSRSPSRHGYGRSNSPDLLEPYSLPFRGEKKFSGRYQISFLHFLV; encoded by the exons ATGGACGCGCAGCGAGCTCTCCTCGATGAACTCATGGGCACAG CACGCGACCtgacggaggaggagaggaagggcCACAGGGAGGCAAAGTGGGACGATCCCGATGTCTGCGGCCCCTTCATGGCCCGCTTCTGCCCGCACGACCTCTTCGTCAACACCAAGAGCAACCTCG GGCCTTGCTTGAAGATCCATGATCCCAGGCTCAAGGAGAG CTTTGAGAGTTCTCCAAGGCATGATGCTTATTTGCGAAGGTTTGAGGCAGAGCTTGCTCAACAGTGTGAGAAATTG GTAACTGATTTGGATAGAAAAATAAGGCGTGGTCGAGATAGGTTGGCTCAAGACACTGCTGTGCCACCTCCCATCCCTGGCAAAACATCTGAGCGGCTGGCAGTAATAGAAGAAAATGTCAAAAAGCTGTTGGAGCAAATTGAGGAGCTTGGTGAGGCTTGTAAAGTGGCTGAAGCTGAGGCACTCATGAGGAAG GTTGACCTTCTAAATGCTGAGAAGGCAGCTTTAACTAATCAAGCAGATCACAAAATGCTCATGCTCcaagagaagaagatggaacTTTGTGAAATATGTGGCTCATTCTTAGTGTCCGATGATGTTCTTGAGAGGACTCAATCCCATCTGACTGGGAAACAGCATATTGGTTATGGTCTAGTAAGAGATTTTCTGGCTGAATACAAG GccgcaaaagaaaaggcaaaagaagaagagagactTGCAAGGGAGAAGAAATCAGAGGAGCGCAGGAAACAGAGGGAAAAAGAGTATAGTAATGAGGGTAGGGAGGGTCGTACGAAAAGAGAGAAATCAGGGGAGCGTGACTATGACCGTGATCATTACTATGAGCGAAGCCGTGAAAGAGAAAAGCCCCATGATCATAGAGAAAGAGGATCAGACTATAGAGGCAGTTCCTACAGAAATGGTAGGGATTCTGAAAGAGATAGACACAGATATAGGAGTGACGACGCGACAAAGGGCAGAGGGAGAATGAGGAGCAGATCACGTTCCCCAAGCAGGCATGGCTATGGAAGGTCAAACAGTCCAG ATCTGTTGGAACCCTACAGTCTTCCTTTTagaggggaaaaaaaattctcaggTAGGTATCAGATTTCCTTCCTACATTTTTTGGTTTGA